The nucleotide window ctttcTTGTGTGCAAATCTATTTTGAAGTTAAGATCGTAGTGAGAATAATCATAcaatgtatttatttaatatatattttaactgCTGTCTTTGCATTACTTTTCAATTATTTTCTAAAATTTCTCTTCCACAAATTCAAATTTCTTATCTTTTCTGGCCACTTTATTGGATATAAAATTTACAATGAAGTAGATATCTGTCCGTTATGGCTGTAGATTTGTTACAATCGGCCATTTATATTTAAACTTTTTGAAGTAATTTCACCTCGGTTTCTCTCATTTTGATCTGTAACCCACGATAGTCTATGTGAGCCAACTAATGACGTACTCTTAGACAAACTAGCTTGGAGCTGTCATCTCATTGCCTGTATTTATTCTAAACAAAGAGTCAATGTGTTATAAATGGTGAAGGACATGACGCAGATGTGATACAAATACTTGCATTTCATGTGTTAAGGGTTGATCAGTTACCCAGgtcttcataagacataggagcagaattatgccatttggcacatcgagcctgctccgccattcaatcgtggctgatctatttttccctctcaaccccattctcctgccttttccccattactTTTGACACccctgctaatcaagaatctttcaatccctgctttaaaaaataccctatgacttggcctcctctgttgcctgtggcaatgaatttcacagattaacCTTGGTCTACCTTTATTGCCTATTCCAtgcatagatgacgtttcgggtcagggcccttctttagacccaacccgaaacatcactagtATCCATgatgagtaggggaatcaaaaaccagagaccataggttgaaggtgagggggggaaacatATAATAGGActttgaggggtaacattttcacgtaaagggtggtgggtgtttggaacaagctaccggaggagggagttgaggcaggtactattttaacgtttaagaaacaattagacaggtacatagataggactggTTGagaggccaagcacaggcaggtgggactagtgtagatgggacatgtcggtctgcatgggcaagttggctcgaagggcctgtttccacactgtatgactctatggctgagTTCATTCTTCCCAAGGAGTCACCTGAGCTAAAGACAATGTCACCAAGCAAGTTAAAACGTGACTCAGCCTTGCAGGGCAAGAGGAAGGATGGTTGTagcaagatctgggggtcctgcCCGCCTTTTTGGTCTTGGAACTGATATTGTAACCATGGTATCATAATGTTCAGCGGAAAAAGGGACTCGTTAATGCAGCCTTGAGTCCATGGCAGATGTAAAGCTCAAGCTGAATACTTGCACTCAGTCTGCCAAGGTCTTTTGGATCTcctgttgctaactattttaacttcccttcccattcccacactgatcttactGTCCTGGGCATGATCCATTGCTAAagtgggggaacagcacctcatattccgcttgggtagcttataaccgaATCGTATGAACATTGAACCTTCAACAacccctttccctccccatctccctccccctccctttctccccctcaccttccccTTTTTTCTTTCCATCATTTACCTTGTGCCCCATCTgatttgcacctatttctcccctccccctccacccacattcctttctctggcttcacaatttataATTCTTCATTCCTTTTGTCTCATAGCTTCTGGATTTTCATCTTTGaactttgtccagccatctgcctatcaGACCCCCCTCTCGTGTGGTCATCTGCCactctttgtcctgctcccatctCTCTTCAAGCTTTTTCTCCCACTCCAattactctgaagaagagtcccaatccaaaGCGTTAGCTATCGATGTTCTctcgagatgcagcgtggaaacaggtggaaaaaggatgggtgatgtttcaggttgggactcttcttcagtctgaaagtagagtggagggaactggaggtaagaaaaggccagaacaaagcagatgTCCAAGAATAGGTGGAGCCCATAAGGATCCATGGTTGGCTGAGGAAGAGATGATAACTGAGGGATATGGGGATGTGAACAATGGAACtggtaggttacacagaaaagctggagaaactcagcgggtgcagcagcatctatggagcgaaggaaataggcaacgtttcgggccgaaacccttcttcagactgaagtctgaagaagggtttcggcccgaaacgttgcctatttccttcgctaggtctgaagaagggtttcggcccgaaacgttgcctatttccttcgctccatagatgctgctgcacccgctgagtttctccagcttttctgtgtaaccttcgattctccagcatctgcagttccctctttaacaatggaactggtaggatgactagggtgggagagggggagaaagggaattcaagggttagttgaaattagagaaatcaacgttcatacctctGGTGTGTAGGCTGGAGccgcagataggcacaaaatgctggagtaactgagtgggacaagcagcatctctggagagaaggaatgggtaacgtttcgggttgagacctgggTTGTAAGGTgtccaatgttcatgccgctgggttgtaaggtgcccaagtgaaacatgaggtgctgttcgtctgCTCCGATCCCGGCCGCAGGCAAACGAGCCGCAGCCCAGATCCGATTATGGGCCATTGGACCAATTAATCTGATCCTTGACCTTATAAACGCAgccagaagggggagagaggaagttgTTGGATGATTCTAGGCGCCCTTGTTTGTTATTGGAAATAAAGCCGAGTTCACCTCactgtgtgtgcaagtgtgttcaTTACTGATCCGGGGTCATAACCGACGCCACACTGCCTTCACTTCCTCATCTGATAGCTTGTTCCaggtattcaccaccctctgtgtggaagaaTTTACCCCTCAGaactcctttaaatttctccccgCACACTTTAAACACCCTTCTATTCCCAGCCCTGCATTTAAAGACATCTATCCTTGCTAtgccctcataattttatcaaCCTCTCTTAGGTCACTCCTACATTCCAGTGAGAATAGGCCcaccctatccaatctctcccgataACTTCAATActtcatcccaggcaacatcatggtttagtagaaacaaagaactgcagatgctggtttatatcaaagaggtacagtgctggagtaactcagtgggtcaggtggtaTCTCTGGAAAATCTATGGTTTAATGTGGAATTTTCTATGGTGAACAGGGTATGATTAAAACTATAAATATTTGATTTGCATAGAATGAGAAAGGTTTAATTTTCATTCACGTAAATGTTCCTTAGTTCCATGAATTTCAATGTTTTGACTTTTGCTGCAAGTGACTAAATAATTGTGATTATCTTACAGTGTCGAGGGCCTTCATGCTATTGTTGTGTCTGACAGAGATGGGGTCCCTGTGATTAAAGGTAATTCATGGCTCTCATTAAATCTGCACTTCTGCTGCAATATATTGTATAATCTTGATTATataatatagtttaaaaaaagtttttttagagatacagaatgcagacagacccttgggcccaccgagtctgtggaattctctgccatctgtggaattctctgccacagaaggtagttgaggccagttcattggctatatttaagagtgagttagatgtggcccttgtggctaaagggatcagggggtatggagagaaggcaggtacaggatactgagttggatgatcagccatgatcatattgaatggcggtgcaggctcgaagggccgaatggcctactcctgcacctattttctgtgtttctatgtttctatgagtccatgctgactagcgatcatccatacactagttctatgcgacgcactagggacaatttacagaacccaattaacctacaaaccagcacgtctttcgagtgtgggaggaaggtgagcacccaaagaaaacccacgtggtcacagcgagaacgtaccatctatgtacagacagcacccgtagtcaagatccaaCTCTGGCCTCTGGCCTCtgacgctggaaggcagcaactcttccactgcctCGCCTCTTTATAAAAATGTAATTAAAGAACCTGGAATTATGGCATATATATTTCCAATTTGGGTAACTCTGTTCGTGGTCTGAAAGCACTACTGATCACTGTCACGGTTTAAATTCTCCGCTCTGGAGCTGACTGTGCGGcccttgtttgttctccctgttctCTCTTGGGCTTCCTGTGGGTGCTCTGGTGTAATAGTAGAATAATTACTACTGTAGGTTGTCCCAAAACACTAAAATGGATATGTACACATTCTGTTTTCATGTTCATAGGTTACAGAATTCAGCCATTTAACCAATCAagtctgttcaatcatggctgatctacttttccctctcaacccaattctcttaCCTTCTCCCATTCTCTGTTTGCTGCTTTGCCACCAATTTATGAATTTTTATGTGGTTGATATGACAATTAGGATGCTGTAACCAGCATTTGATATAGAATCTGTGAGTCGTATAGTATGCAAAaaggctcttctgcccaactcgtccatgccgactaggatgccccatctcagctagtcACATTTGGCCTATAAGCCACGTGACCTTtcttatccgtgtacctgttcaaatgtctttttatTGTTCTAATTGTATCTGCGTCAATTACTTCCTCCGGCGGCTCATTTCCTATACCCACTATCCTCTGTTTTAATAAAGGGTCCTTGTTCAATGGTACAGTGGGATGTTTTATTTCTGTCTGAGACTGGGTGAAAAATTGGGAGGGAACTAAGATTGCTATTGGTTGCTTGTTTAACATAAATTCTGCCTGATCTTGAATTTTTCcaattacaatttaatacctACTAACAACAGGAGATTGATGTTTGTAAGAAATCTCTTTAATGAAAACTCTGGCATGATTCCtcaaatgttaaaataaatcaCAAGAACTTTGGATTTAATTGCTGGATTGATTTACTGGAAATCTATCTTAGTTTTGCAACATTAGAACATTACATATTACACCCTGTGAGTGAAAGGGATCgtgaggtagttgaagcaagcGAGTGGACTGATTGCTGACTACAAGTTGGGCCAGTTGCCCCATTTGCGGTTCCAGTGAAGGAATGATTCAATAGAGATgccaggaaatgcagatgctggaaccttgaacaaAACAAGGTTGAACGTAACTCATTGTGTcagagagcatctgtggagggaatggacaggcgacgttttgggttaaaGAAGGatgccaacctgaaacgttgcctatccatttccttcccaGATAGAATGATGTAGTCATACAacgtgaaaactggcccttcagcccaacttgcatatGCCGACCAACCAGCCCCATCTacgtgactgatgaaggcaaaaaaGCTTTCTTTGTCTatttgtgacgccactttcaaggaaaaaACATAACGATTTGATATGGGATGTTGCAGGGGTGATTTTTGAAAGCCATATTCGCCCCTTTCTTGTGCATGAGCAGGCAGCTTGCCATTGGCAAGCATGTTTGCAAGGATCTTCCATTTTTAATGTGTCTCTCCAGATTAACTGCTGCATTAATGCTGTTGGTGTGGTTGAAATTAATTGTCTCCACGGGTTATTTTTGTTCAGTTGCTAATGACAATGCACCAGAGCATGCGCTGAGACCTGGGTTCCTCTCCACCTTCGCCTTAGCAACAGATCAAGGAAGCAAGCTGGGACTTTCAAAGAACAAGAGCATCATTTGCTATTACAATTCCTACCAGGTAATTATTTttgttcagtttttatttttatttaaataagcaataaaataattaatactCTCCTTTAAATTCCCCACACCattgtcatggagtcatgcagcaaggaaacaggcccttcggcccaactcgtcgatgccaaccaaaatgcccatcCATGCTAATCCTACCTGCTCACATTTGGCATATTTCCCTatagctttcctatccatgtgtctgtccaaatgtcttttaaatgctgctatagtatgcttggatagaaaaggtttatcgGGATAACGGTCAAACGGGGACAAGTGAGACTAGCTTAGTTGGGGCATTTTGCTCGGGGTGGGAAAGCTAGGCTTAAGGGCCAGTTTCCTTGCAGTATGTGGgtctatagtacctgtctcaactacctcttctggcatcttgttccatatactcactaccctctgagtgaaatgttgcctctcaggttcctttgaaatctttcctcccctcaccataaacctatgtgcTTCAGGTCGATTCCCTTCCCTGGGTAAAGACTCAGTGCATTCactcttatctattcccctcatgcaaGGTGGCTGCTGGGGGTGACGGATGATGTTCACGGATTCTGATTTTGGTCGAGGTGACCTTTGTGGCAAAAGTGTAAATGTTTATGCTGAAACTATTTTCATTGTGTTTTGCAGGTTGTACAGTTTAATCGGTTGCCTCTGGTTGTCAGCTTCATAGCCAACAGCACTGCCAACACAGGTACATCATTGCTGCATCAGTCCAAAATCACTTCAAGTTCCATTTTTAGTTTTCTAACCATAGTGCTGCTCCTTAGCTGGCAAATTAATGAACAATATACAATTTCAAGTCATACCTCTTACCAGCGTTCCCTTTCCTGTGCGCCCCCCAACTCCAGTGCGTACCGATTTCTCCCACTTTCACCCTCTCAGTCACACTGCTACTTTCCCTGCATTTTTACACTCATCTTCCATCCCCTATTCCTTAAATCCTCTGACCCCTAGTCTGGAGGATGCGAAATTGGGATAACGTAGAATTAGTTATGagagatcgttggtcagcgtgaactcgatgggccgaagggcctgtttccctgttgtatctctaaactaaaatttaaattgaTTGTGTTTTAAaggttgtatctttttttttttaatttagacacATAGAGGTATACAGCATGCAAATAGTCCCTTTGGGCCACCTTGTCATGGAAACCAATTGGTGTCATttgtgcctttcataattttatatacatcaggTCCCCCTTCAACCTCTGACGCTCCGAACAAAACAATCTAATCCGACCTCTCTTATTAGCCACTACAATCTAATCCaggaagcattctggtaaacctcttttgcatcctcttcaaagcctccatatcctgaCTGTAATGTGGTGATCAGAAGTGTATGcgatagtcatacagcaaggaaacaggcccttcggcccaacttgcccacaccgttcaacatgacccatctactctagtcccacctgtctgcgcttgGCCTATAACCTTCTAaagctgccctatccatgtacctgacaaaTGGCTCTTAAATGtttctgatagtacctgcctcaactacctcctccagcatctcgttccatatatccaccacacttagtgtaaaaataaaagttacccctcaagttcctaataaatctgtgcttcaaggaataaaatccaggttagtcgggaagtctagcctgcccaacctctccctatagctcagaccctctttaGATTCTGTCTTTGgcaaaacgtaaccccacttgttaagaagggagggagagagaaaacggggaattacagaccatcgGTAGTCTGCAGAGTCAGTttccacatttggaaagtggtgaaatcttggacaaagtcagcatggatttacgaaaggttcATCCGAATCGAACGAGGatggcgtggataggggagaaccaaaaCTAGAAGGCTTAAAGGTACTCtaaatggcattgggggttcaggcgTCACCATTCTCTTATACAACCTGTAacttcccaacttctgtactcactatagatgcaaattgctggagtaactcagcgggtcaggcagcatctctggagacatatcatgcatgacattttggttcggaacccttcttctggtTGAAGTGAGTccgaagaggatttgagtataggagcagggaggttctactccgaccggaaacatcaccataGAGCACACTTTGGGATGTCATCTATCTTCATACTATTTAGGAGATTATTCTTACTCACTACTGACTTGTTCCCgtgaatccaggacaaggggtcagtaAGGCTGCAGTGAGGAGATTTTCCCGAGAAATAAATACAGTAGTTGAAAGGCAATTGAAGTTGGGTCCAAGGGGATGTGGATTACAGGGACAATTGATGGCGGTGCCCACTTTCTAGTGCAGATGTGCTTCATAAAGTCCTAATCTGCTCAGACCCTCACAGATTTCACCCTATCAGATGATGTTGCATTTTGTCTTCAAGGATTGATTGTCAGTTTGGAAAAGGAGCTTGCACCGTTGTTTGACGAGTTGCGCCAAGCTGTGGAGGTGTCCTGAATTGCAAGCTCTGGAAAATCCACCACTGCCTTGAACACCATGAACCTATTGGCAAGTCAATCGGCAGCATACACCTTCCCCAATTTGTACATTGTGACTTTCAAAGGTAACTGTCGAATTTAATGCTGCTAAAATGGAGACTTGCAGTGTGCATCACTTTCCTGCAAGGTTTAGCTGTAATGCTTACATTGGCTAATCCTTTGCTTGTCAACATAACTCAATCAGTTATGATTTCTTGAAGATGATTTCAATCAACTTGTTTATATGAAGAAGTTAACATTGTTTTTGGCCTCCAATTGTCATGGTACATTGGCTTAATTTTGGCGGCACATATATAAGAGAGAATCAATGTTGGATATAAATTACTATGCTGTATAAATTGCATTCATTTTGATTTTAATGCAGGAAGTGAAGATCTCAACTATTTATAATTGTAATTTTACCATGTAACTCTTCGGTTCTGATATCTTGTTATTAAGCCCTAAGAGATCAGAGTCCAGTACAATTTGGAATTAAACAGAAGCAATtgaatctctgcaatttatttgtgtgtgtggtaCTTTCAAGTAACCTGTATATCATGACACTTGTCATATGGTTGCAATGTCtttataggtttagtttagagatacagcatggattccacgctgaccatcgatcacctgttcatactagttcgatgttatcccactttttcatccactccctgcacaccagggataatttacagagaacaattaagctacaaatacgcatgtctttggaatgtcggaggaaactggagctggaAACTTGGAGGTAAACTCGCGTGGTCACATGGAAaatgtgcaacctccacacagactgcacccaaggtaagtttctggtgcagtgaggtagcagctctacctgccGCGTCAGTGTGCCGCCCAGCTCTAAGATGTTATTTTTAAATCCAGCCACCTAATCCAGTACATCTTTTTTATGGTTGAGTTTGTTTCAAGAAGTCAGGGCCAGAGTTTTGAGGGGAGAAGACTAGACAATTCTGCACATTCTTACCAACTTGGCGCCAGAGTCTTCTAATTTCAACACAATTCAGAAAAAAATGAAGGCTTCTCTTTATTATAGTATTGTTGAAAGCTgcataaaatgttaaattgatgaGATCTTTTTTAGATACAATTCAAAATACACTTGTTGGCAAAAGTAAGTTCAAATTTAATCCAGTTTTTCATCCTTACTACCAATGTATATTCGTGAATTTCAATTATTCCTGTCACTTTCTTTGGTTTAACAGGACCATTGTTACTCAgacaacaagacacaaagtgctggagtaactcagcgagtcaggcagcatccgtagagaACATGACTGTGGCGTATcagttcggaacccttcttcaggctgaagaacttatccatgttctccagaggtgctgcctgacccgcagagttactccagcactgcctttattttttttgttaaccagcttcTGCGTTCCTTGTTTCTCAGGATACACAAATTTACTGATAAAATCTGAACCTTAACCTTAAGTAAACTTGTATTTTTACGAGATTTGAAAATGTTCCTTATTGTTCGCCGGCTTCGGCCTTAAAATAAGTCAAACCATATTGACATTTATAACATGAGCATGTACTTTGCCAATACAGTGAAACTCCAATGATCCAGCTTTCCGTTGCTCAAAATTTTAAATGGCAGAGAAAATTTtgattagagatgctgcctgacatacttGGTTACTCCAACAATGTGTGTATCTTTTTTTATCAACACTTTTTAAAAGAAACAGAGATATGgctcaaatgcaggtaaatgggactggcatggacaagttatgCAGGCATGCCCAGGATAGAGAGG belongs to Leucoraja erinacea ecotype New England chromosome 1, Leri_hhj_1, whole genome shotgun sequence and includes:
- the lamtor3 gene encoding ragulator complex protein LAMTOR3 → MADDLKRYLYKQLPSVEGLHAIVVSDRDGVPVIKVANDNAPEHALRPGFLSTFALATDQGSKLGLSKNKSIICYYNSYQVVQFNRLPLVVSFIANSTANTGLIVSLEKELAPLFDELRQAVEVS